In Lotus japonicus ecotype B-129 chromosome 5, LjGifu_v1.2, one genomic interval encodes:
- the LOC130719018 gene encoding ethylene-responsive transcription factor ERF017-like produces the protein MASSDPIITTTSITTTPSCNINLACTTDISNSSSNVKLYKGVRKRKWGKWVSEIRLPNSRERIWLGSYDTQEKAARAFDAALYCLRGRHATFNFPDTPHKVELHCVGVGDQSLSPEEIREVAAKFANNMEVIQEQEGEGEGETSQQHGADDLFEFNINTSVTESSPSNSCSLNDSYDMGYGDMRTLDWTISDMLDDLNNGVNAVGSDFGLYYSGPDNNMEYSDELCSVQHPTLFEDEMEGGDAFSNHSFLWSWSF, from the coding sequence ATGGCTAGTTCTGACCCCATTATTACTACTACTAGCATCACCACAACGCCTTCTTGTAATATAAACCTTGCCTGCACCACCGATATTAGCAATAGTAGTAGCAATGTTAAGTTATACAAAGGTGTGAGGAAGAGGAAATGGGGGAAATGGGTATCTGAGATAAGGCTACCCAATAGCCGTGAGAGAATATGGTTGGGTTCCTATGACACGCAAGAGAAGGCTGCTAGAGCCTTCGATGCAGCACTGTATTGCTTGCGTGGTCGCCATGCCACTTTCAATTTCCCTGACACCCCTCATAAAGTGGAACTTCATTGTGTTGGAGTTGGGGACCAATCACTTTCCCCAGAAGAAATTCGAGAGGTTGCTGCTAAGTTTGCCAACAACATGGAGGTGATTCAAGaacaagaaggagaaggagaaggagaaacaTCACAACAACATGGTGCTGATGATTTGTTTGAGTTCAACATTAACACTAGTGTAACAGAGAGCTCTCCATCAAACTCATGTTCTTTGAATGATTCCTATGATATGGGCTATGGGGACATGAGGACCTTGGATTGGACAATTTCGGATATGTTGGATGACTTGAATAATGGGGTTAATGCTGTTGGCTCCGATTTTGGGCTCTATTATTCTGGGCCAGATAATAATATGGAGTACTCGGATGAGTTATGTTCAGTTCAACACCCAACACTTTTTGAGGATGAAATGGAAGGTGGTGATGCTTTTTCCAACCATTCATTCCTTTGGAGTTGGAGCTTTTGA
- the LOC130719019 gene encoding probable inactive poly [ADP-ribose] polymerase SRO1 — MTIVGPHSRQSFLRYYLNYKKSGKPKCVMFYNNGEWLDYPRDIVSLVKNDLEMKKAAVEIRLNGCELILDFLYMCQVDLKTDLQQPIAWIDEVGGCFFPKTCVVSDGKSYNLWEHERVKLCIEIKVNEVDESKLRECSGEPKDTQLEVGTMLNRLECGNVCESIIQNKVGFVPYAESIQGNLDLDDVQKIFLNGMNIFDSIYVEIVEAYRCSGTLMQAQLELFQTQAKITKELHGDANFRYAWLPFSKEDLSTMMKYGLGHYPLCATKCTYGAGVYLAVVTCPYASARYCDIDEKGVRHLVLCRLIMGSMEVLFPGIGSATGQFQPSKSKYDPGVDDIQCPRYYTIWNTNINTHIYPEFVISFKVSRNAEDEKFIKDFGIWK; from the exons ATGACAATTGTTGGTCCTCATAGCAGACAATCCTTTCTTAGGTATTATTTGAACTATAAGAAGAGTGGAAAACCTAAATGTGTGATGTTCTACAATAATGGTGAATGGTTGGATTATCCTAGAGATATTGTTAGTTTGGTCAAGAATGATCTTGAAATGAAAAAGGCAGCTGTGGAAATAAGGCTAAATGGTTGTGAACTTATACTAGATTTTTTATACATGTGTCAGGTGGACTTGAAAACTGATTTGCAACAACCAATAGCATGGATTGATGAGGTAGGAGGTTGCTTTTTCCCTAAAACTTGTGTTGTTTCTGATGGCAAATCTTATAACTTATGGGAACATGAGAGAGTGAAATTATGTATTGAAATCAAAGTGAACGAGGTTGATGAATCCAAGTTGAGGGAGTGTAGTGGGGAGCCTAAGGATACTCAACTAGAAGTTGGAACTATGCTAAACAGATTGGAATGTGGAAATGTTTGTGAATCCATTATACAGAATAAAGTAGGTTTTGTTCCTTATGCTGAATCTATACAAGGAAATTTGGATTTGGATGATGTACAGAAGATTTTCCTTAATGGAATGAACATTTTTGACAGTATTTATGTTGAGATAGTGGAGGCATATCGCTGCTCAGGTACATTAATGCAAGCACAATTGGAGCTATTCCAGACTCAAGCTAAAATTACAAAAGAACTACATGGGGATGCAAATTTTCGATATGCTTGGCTTCCTTTTTCTAAAGAAGATTTATCTACAATGATGAAGTATGGACTTGGGCATTATCCACTCTGTGCAACCAAATGCACGTACGGTGCTGGTGTTTATCTTGCAGTTGTTACCTGCCCTTATGCCAG TGCTCGTTATTGTGATATAGACGAAAAGGGTGTTCGACACTTGGTTCTTTGTCGCTTAATAATGGGGAGCATGGAAGTTCTTTTTCCTGGCATTGGCTCCGCTACCGGTCAATTTCAACCCAGCAAATCTAAATATGATCCTGGAGTTGATGACATCCAATGCCCAAGATACTATACAATATGGAATACGAATATAAATACTCACATTTATCCAGAATTCGTTATTAGTTTTAAGGTCTCAAGAAATGCTGAAG atgaaaaatttataaaagattTTGGAATTTGGAAATAG